A genome region from Cucumis sativus cultivar 9930 chromosome 4, Cucumber_9930_V3, whole genome shotgun sequence includes the following:
- the LOC105436322 gene encoding long-chain-alcohol oxidase FAO4A isoform X1 — translation MSEPGKRPNQNMGHFCAAVIGGGGGGDDGETNHQPHQHCVIELHGGADSFHDGASVEISQHANSNNDYYSSAGHLSASEMESLAALCDTFLPSVAPSTAADRSTAFFFETSASAIGTPDRVGEMIKERVKHPKKWLVRVTLWLLSTWYGTYILCGNKSLSNHFPYFERFSKVPQKKREQIALSWSLSYFFLLRMLFRTIKIFCLLAFFTQVDEELNNISWKAIDYPGSDPQFKPPSNLKEKDSKSKEVDEGEEAEELYGPLFKGIVNLQHQQQIQVAVGALRKFGFPVTLLSPTTKPPNPSMIIKCDAVVVGSGSGGGVIAGVLANAGYKVLVLEKGSYCARTNLSLLEGPAMEEMYQSSGLVATDNMNVLILAGSTVGGGSTVNWSASIETPSHITREWSDEYELELFRSNLYKEAIDVVCKKMGVQSKIDNEGFNNAVLRKGCEELGGHAITIPRNSTSDHYCGWCCLGCRDGRKKGTAETWLVDLVRSGNGVILPGCEAIKIRQEKEHGRERKRAKGVAFEFWCGSAAKQMCLVESKVTIVACGALNTPPLLKRSGLRNPNIGKNLHLHPVTMAWGYFPAETDKSWPEKDKKSYEGGIMTAMCNIGSEPNQEPGYGGAVIQTPALHPGLFSILMPWISGTNIKQRMCKFSRTAHVFVLARDKGSGIVKSPSSLSYKMDDVDEHNLQKGLEKALKILAAAGAVEIGTHHNKGRSINVKKVSFREYEKFVKEESSRPLKDLLTPICSAHQMGSCRMGIGAKDSVVNQRGETWEVEGLFIADSSVFPTALGVNPMVTVQAIAYCTAQSVLETLKRKRN, via the exons CAGCTTCCACGACGGAGCATCGGTAGAAATTTCACAACATGCAAACTCCAATAATGACTACTACTCCTCCGCCGGCCACCTCTCCGCCTCGGAAATGGAGTCTCTTGCTGCTCTATGCGATACATTTTTACCGTCCGTCGCTCCATCCACCGCTGCAGATAGATCCACTGCCTTTTTCTTTGAGACCTCCGCATCTGCTATTGGAACTCCTGACAGA GTAGGGGAGATGATAAAGGAGAGAGTTAAACATCCAAAGAAATGGCTAGTGAGAGTTACTCTATGGTTGTTATCAACATGGTATGGGACATACATTCTATGTGGTAATAAAAGCCTTTCAAACCATTTCCCATACTTTGAGAGATTTTCAAAAGTTcctcaaaagaaaagagaacaaaTTGCACTCTCTTGGTCCCTAAGCTACTTTTTTCTACTTAGAATGTTGTTCAGAACCATTAAGATCTTTTGTCTTCTCGCTTTCTTTACACAG GTTGATGAGGAGTTGAACAACATATCATGGAAAGCAATTGACTACCCAGGAAGTGACCCTCAATTCAAACCTCCATCcaacctaaaagaaaaagacagtAAATCAAAAGAAGTTGATGAAGGCGAAGAAGCTGAAGAGCTTTATGGGCCTCTTTTCAAAGGCATTGTCAATCTACAACACCAACAACAGATACAAGTAGCTGTAGGAGCCCTTAGAAAATTTGGATTTCCAGTCACTCTTCTTTCCCCAACCACCAAGCCTCCCAACCCTTCAATGATCATCAAGTGCGATGCAGTGGTGGTCGGGTCCGGGTCAGGCGGCGGAGTGATAGCTGGGGTGTTGGCTAATGCAGGGTACAAAGTGCTTGTATTAGAGAAAGGAAGCTATTGTGCTAGAACAAACCTGTCACTCCTAGAAGGGCCAGCCATGGAAGAAATGTATCAATCAAGTGGTTTGGTGGCAACTGATAATATGAATGTGCTTATACTTGCAGGCTCTACTGTTGGTGGAGGGTCAACAGTAAATTGGTCAGCTTCTATTGAAACACCAAGTCATATAACTAGAGAATGGTCAGATGAGTATGAATTGGAGTTGTTTAGAAGCAATTTATACAAAGAAGCAATTGATGTAGTGTGTAAGAAAATGGGAGTTCAATCAAAAATTGACAATGAAGGGTTTAACAATGCAGTTTTAAGAAAAGGGTGTGAGGAATTGGGTGGTCATGCTATCACTATTCCTAGAAATTCAACTTCTGATCATTACTGTGGTTGGTGCTGTCTAGGATGCAGGGATGGAAGAAAGAAGGGGACTGCAGAGACATGGCTTGTGGACTTGGTAAGGTCGGGAAATGGCGTTATACTTCCAGGCTGCGAAGCCATTAAAATCAGACAGGAGAAGGAACATGGGAGAGAACGTAAGAGGGCAAAAGGCGTTGCATTTGAATTCTGGTGTGGATCAGCAGCCAAACAGATGTGCTTGGTTGAGTCCAAGGTGACTATAGTGGCATGTGGGGCTCTTAATACTCCTCCATTGTTGAAAAGAAGTGGGTTGAGAAACCCAAATATTGGAAAAAACTTGCATCTTCATCCTGTAACAATGGCATGGGGTTATTTTCCTGCAGAAACTG ATAAATCATGGCCagagaaagacaagaaaagcTATGAAGGAGGGATAATGACAGCCATGTGTAACATAGGGTCGGAACCTAATCAAGAACCTGGATATGGAGGAGCAGTAATCCAGACACCAGCCTTACACCCAGGGCTCTTCTCAATCTTAATGCCATGGATCTCTGGaacaaatatcaaacaaaGGATGTGCAAATTTTCAAGAACAGCCCATGTATTTGTATTGGCAAGAGACAAAGGGTCAGGAATAGTGAAATCTCCAAGCTCACTAAGCTACAAAATGGATGATGTGGATGAACACAATCTACagaaaggattggaaaaaGCTTTGAAGATTTTGGCAGCAGCTGGAGCAGTTGAAATAGGAACCCATCATAATAAAGGGAGAAGCATAAATGTGAAGAAAGTGAGTTTTAGAGAGTATGAAAAGTTTGTGAAAGAGGAAAGTTCAAGGCCATTGAAGGATTTGTTGACACCAATTTGTTCAGCTCATCAAATGGGGAGTTGCAGAATGGGAATTGGAGCTAAGGATTCTGTGGTGAATCAGAGAGGGGAGACATGGGAAGTGGAAGGCCTTTTCATTGCTGATTCCAGTGTTTTTCCAACTGCTTTGGGAGTTAATCCAATGGTTACAGTTCAAGCTATTGCTTATTGTACTGCACAATCTGTTCTTGAAACTCTtaagaggaagagaaattgA
- the LOC105436322 gene encoding long-chain-alcohol oxidase FAO4A isoform X2, which translates to MSEPGKRPNQNMGHFCAAVIGGGGGGDDGETNHQPHQHCVIELHGGADSFHDGASVEISQHANSNNDYYSSAGHLSASEMESLAALCDTFLPSVAPSTAADRSTAFFFETSASAIGTPDRVDEELNNISWKAIDYPGSDPQFKPPSNLKEKDSKSKEVDEGEEAEELYGPLFKGIVNLQHQQQIQVAVGALRKFGFPVTLLSPTTKPPNPSMIIKCDAVVVGSGSGGGVIAGVLANAGYKVLVLEKGSYCARTNLSLLEGPAMEEMYQSSGLVATDNMNVLILAGSTVGGGSTVNWSASIETPSHITREWSDEYELELFRSNLYKEAIDVVCKKMGVQSKIDNEGFNNAVLRKGCEELGGHAITIPRNSTSDHYCGWCCLGCRDGRKKGTAETWLVDLVRSGNGVILPGCEAIKIRQEKEHGRERKRAKGVAFEFWCGSAAKQMCLVESKVTIVACGALNTPPLLKRSGLRNPNIGKNLHLHPVTMAWGYFPAETDKSWPEKDKKSYEGGIMTAMCNIGSEPNQEPGYGGAVIQTPALHPGLFSILMPWISGTNIKQRMCKFSRTAHVFVLARDKGSGIVKSPSSLSYKMDDVDEHNLQKGLEKALKILAAAGAVEIGTHHNKGRSINVKKVSFREYEKFVKEESSRPLKDLLTPICSAHQMGSCRMGIGAKDSVVNQRGETWEVEGLFIADSSVFPTALGVNPMVTVQAIAYCTAQSVLETLKRKRN; encoded by the exons CAGCTTCCACGACGGAGCATCGGTAGAAATTTCACAACATGCAAACTCCAATAATGACTACTACTCCTCCGCCGGCCACCTCTCCGCCTCGGAAATGGAGTCTCTTGCTGCTCTATGCGATACATTTTTACCGTCCGTCGCTCCATCCACCGCTGCAGATAGATCCACTGCCTTTTTCTTTGAGACCTCCGCATCTGCTATTGGAACTCCTGACAGA GTTGATGAGGAGTTGAACAACATATCATGGAAAGCAATTGACTACCCAGGAAGTGACCCTCAATTCAAACCTCCATCcaacctaaaagaaaaagacagtAAATCAAAAGAAGTTGATGAAGGCGAAGAAGCTGAAGAGCTTTATGGGCCTCTTTTCAAAGGCATTGTCAATCTACAACACCAACAACAGATACAAGTAGCTGTAGGAGCCCTTAGAAAATTTGGATTTCCAGTCACTCTTCTTTCCCCAACCACCAAGCCTCCCAACCCTTCAATGATCATCAAGTGCGATGCAGTGGTGGTCGGGTCCGGGTCAGGCGGCGGAGTGATAGCTGGGGTGTTGGCTAATGCAGGGTACAAAGTGCTTGTATTAGAGAAAGGAAGCTATTGTGCTAGAACAAACCTGTCACTCCTAGAAGGGCCAGCCATGGAAGAAATGTATCAATCAAGTGGTTTGGTGGCAACTGATAATATGAATGTGCTTATACTTGCAGGCTCTACTGTTGGTGGAGGGTCAACAGTAAATTGGTCAGCTTCTATTGAAACACCAAGTCATATAACTAGAGAATGGTCAGATGAGTATGAATTGGAGTTGTTTAGAAGCAATTTATACAAAGAAGCAATTGATGTAGTGTGTAAGAAAATGGGAGTTCAATCAAAAATTGACAATGAAGGGTTTAACAATGCAGTTTTAAGAAAAGGGTGTGAGGAATTGGGTGGTCATGCTATCACTATTCCTAGAAATTCAACTTCTGATCATTACTGTGGTTGGTGCTGTCTAGGATGCAGGGATGGAAGAAAGAAGGGGACTGCAGAGACATGGCTTGTGGACTTGGTAAGGTCGGGAAATGGCGTTATACTTCCAGGCTGCGAAGCCATTAAAATCAGACAGGAGAAGGAACATGGGAGAGAACGTAAGAGGGCAAAAGGCGTTGCATTTGAATTCTGGTGTGGATCAGCAGCCAAACAGATGTGCTTGGTTGAGTCCAAGGTGACTATAGTGGCATGTGGGGCTCTTAATACTCCTCCATTGTTGAAAAGAAGTGGGTTGAGAAACCCAAATATTGGAAAAAACTTGCATCTTCATCCTGTAACAATGGCATGGGGTTATTTTCCTGCAGAAACTG ATAAATCATGGCCagagaaagacaagaaaagcTATGAAGGAGGGATAATGACAGCCATGTGTAACATAGGGTCGGAACCTAATCAAGAACCTGGATATGGAGGAGCAGTAATCCAGACACCAGCCTTACACCCAGGGCTCTTCTCAATCTTAATGCCATGGATCTCTGGaacaaatatcaaacaaaGGATGTGCAAATTTTCAAGAACAGCCCATGTATTTGTATTGGCAAGAGACAAAGGGTCAGGAATAGTGAAATCTCCAAGCTCACTAAGCTACAAAATGGATGATGTGGATGAACACAATCTACagaaaggattggaaaaaGCTTTGAAGATTTTGGCAGCAGCTGGAGCAGTTGAAATAGGAACCCATCATAATAAAGGGAGAAGCATAAATGTGAAGAAAGTGAGTTTTAGAGAGTATGAAAAGTTTGTGAAAGAGGAAAGTTCAAGGCCATTGAAGGATTTGTTGACACCAATTTGTTCAGCTCATCAAATGGGGAGTTGCAGAATGGGAATTGGAGCTAAGGATTCTGTGGTGAATCAGAGAGGGGAGACATGGGAAGTGGAAGGCCTTTTCATTGCTGATTCCAGTGTTTTTCCAACTGCTTTGGGAGTTAATCCAATGGTTACAGTTCAAGCTATTGCTTATTGTACTGCACAATCTGTTCTTGAAACTCTtaagaggaagagaaattgA